A DNA window from Deltaproteobacteria bacterium contains the following coding sequences:
- the tadA gene encoding tRNA adenosine(34) deaminase TadA, producing MAEALLQATQAEAAGEVPVGAVVVVNGAVIGRGHNQPIGLHDPTAHAEIQALRAAAHHLGNYRLVDATVYVTVEPCVMCMGALLHARVRRVVFGCHDAKFGAAGSLYDLSQDSRLNHHIQVTAGVAEAESRHLLQEFFWKKR from the coding sequence ATGGCCGAAGCGCTGCTCCAAGCGACTCAAGCTGAAGCCGCCGGAGAAGTGCCGGTTGGTGCGGTCGTGGTCGTCAATGGCGCGGTGATCGGGCGGGGACACAATCAACCGATCGGTTTACATGACCCCACCGCTCATGCAGAAATCCAAGCCCTCCGTGCCGCTGCCCACCATCTCGGTAATTATCGCCTAGTAGATGCCACGGTGTATGTCACGGTCGAGCCTTGCGTGATGTGTATGGGGGCTTTGCTGCACGCGCGCGTGCGGCGCGTAGTCTTTGGCTGTCATGATGCCAAGTTCGGAGCTGCCGGGTCGCTGTACGACCTGTCGCAAGACTCGCGCTTGAATCACCACATACAAGTGACGGCTGGCGTGGCCGAAGCCGAGAGCCGCCATTTGCTGCAAGAGTTTTTCTGGAAGAAACGGTAG
- a CDS encoding redoxin domain-containing protein, producing MSQLVELKSLLNEQSHHNTHLVAASIDAHDESRKLVELLEKEGGGKVDFPLLEDRDHKVIDRYGLLNPKGKGWPHPATYVIDQQGVVRWKFVEVDYKIRPTNAAILEALKALP from the coding sequence GTGAGTCAGCTCGTCGAGCTGAAATCTTTATTGAACGAACAATCGCACCACAACACCCACCTCGTGGCCGCAAGTATCGACGCGCATGACGAGTCTCGGAAACTGGTCGAGTTGCTCGAAAAAGAGGGCGGTGGAAAAGTCGATTTTCCGCTGCTCGAAGACCGGGACCACAAAGTCATCGATCGCTATGGCCTGCTGAACCCGAAAGGAAAAGGGTGGCCGCATCCCGCGACCTATGTTATCGACCAGCAAGGAGTCGTTCGGTGGAAATTTGTCGAGGTGGACTATAAGATCCGACCTACGAATGCTGCCATCCTCGAGGCGTTAAAGGCACTACCGTGA
- a CDS encoding Rrf2 family transcriptional regulator: protein MRLSKKSEYAVRALVCLAAPDAPPMLPIQEIARQERIPKKFLEQVLLALNKAGLVQSVRGKAGGYALRGAPAAMTLGDIVRAVDGPLDPLPCTNREAPIKCADCVSLEQCWLRSVMVEVGSAFDAALDQVTLVEMCRRAGPMRQRRGAPALMYEI from the coding sequence ATGAGATTGTCGAAAAAAAGCGAGTATGCTGTTCGAGCTTTGGTCTGTCTAGCGGCTCCTGATGCGCCGCCCATGCTGCCCATTCAGGAAATCGCTAGGCAAGAAAGAATCCCGAAGAAGTTTCTGGAACAAGTCTTACTCGCCCTCAACAAAGCAGGGCTAGTGCAGAGTGTGCGCGGCAAAGCTGGAGGCTATGCCTTGCGGGGGGCACCGGCGGCGATGACCCTCGGCGATATCGTCCGTGCCGTTGACGGTCCTCTCGATCCGCTGCCGTGTACGAACCGCGAGGCCCCGATAAAGTGTGCCGACTGTGTCAGTTTGGAGCAGTGTTGGTTGCGTTCGGTGATGGTTGAAGTGGGCTCCGCCTTCGATGCCGCGCTCGACCAAGTGACCCTGGTGGAAATGTGCCGCCGCGCGGGGCCAATGCGACAACGGCGCGGTGCGCCAGCCCTGATGTATGAGATCTAA
- a CDS encoding nitrite/sulfite reductase, with protein MQAEDKEGQGTVHHPVTVSGESALANGDEDATGKLGSLENPEVYVNLPGQVIPILTREFDDFDNESQKFLRGEKDPITFTGFRLKQGVYGQRQADVQMIRVKLPFGGVVPDQLDALAEVAERYAPLGRGHITTRQNVQFHHILLPDAAQAIRLIGDSGLSSREACGNTVRNVVSDPFAGVCEGEPFDPTPYVGAFVRYFVRNDLTQLLPRKFKVAFTSTEQDVAVTGIHDLGLFPCIKDGQKGFRISTGGGTAILPRISYLLYDFVPLNAYLKVAEAVLRIFNRADELRVNRARARIKFLIDRIGIDTFRQRVDEEMRGAWVNERNFDPEPLKFIDNEEERAPAKPANPGSPNGDQREFSAWVAANVQPQRQPGFSTAEVKVTRGDVSPAQFRGLAHIMRDFTGGNARTTDEQNLLLRWVRQESLYDVWHRLKELGLGDAGARQITDVVSCPGTDSCKLAITNSMGLARAVQERVEQLQIEDPLTKKIHIKMSGCPNGCSRHHLANIGFYGAAMKFDSHQVPGYIVMLGGNYDDGRPRIAERLDVRVPAKRIPDAVERFIRLYQARRNDGEGFNDCIDRVGIDAFEAAIRDLSLPVKFDDEHQSEFIDWNRPGLYKLERGEGECAV; from the coding sequence ATGCAGGCAGAAGATAAAGAAGGACAGGGAACCGTTCATCATCCAGTCACAGTGTCCGGAGAGTCTGCGCTAGCCAACGGTGACGAAGACGCGACCGGTAAACTTGGGTCGCTCGAAAATCCCGAAGTCTACGTGAATCTCCCTGGGCAGGTCATTCCGATTTTGACGCGAGAGTTCGACGATTTCGACAACGAATCGCAAAAATTCCTGCGTGGAGAGAAAGACCCGATCACTTTCACGGGTTTCCGTCTGAAACAAGGCGTCTACGGACAACGCCAAGCCGACGTGCAGATGATTCGCGTCAAGCTGCCGTTTGGCGGTGTCGTCCCCGACCAGCTCGACGCGCTTGCCGAGGTCGCCGAACGCTACGCCCCCTTGGGCAGAGGGCATATTACGACCCGCCAAAACGTTCAATTTCATCACATTCTGCTGCCGGACGCGGCCCAGGCGATTCGTCTCATTGGCGACTCCGGACTCTCGTCGCGCGAAGCGTGCGGCAACACGGTCCGCAATGTCGTCAGTGACCCGTTTGCCGGGGTGTGCGAAGGAGAACCCTTCGACCCGACCCCGTACGTCGGTGCTTTCGTGCGCTACTTCGTCCGGAACGATCTGACTCAGCTCCTGCCACGCAAATTCAAAGTGGCGTTTACCAGCACCGAGCAAGATGTTGCCGTGACCGGCATTCATGACCTTGGACTTTTCCCCTGCATCAAAGATGGCCAAAAGGGATTTCGGATTTCCACCGGCGGCGGCACGGCCATCCTGCCACGCATTAGCTACCTCCTGTACGACTTCGTACCACTGAATGCATATCTCAAAGTCGCGGAAGCCGTGCTGCGCATCTTCAACCGCGCCGACGAGCTGCGTGTGAATCGCGCCCGGGCCCGCATTAAGTTTCTCATCGACCGGATCGGTATCGACACCTTTCGCCAAAGGGTAGACGAGGAAATGCGCGGCGCATGGGTCAATGAGCGGAATTTCGATCCCGAGCCCTTGAAGTTCATCGATAACGAAGAGGAACGCGCTCCGGCAAAGCCGGCCAACCCCGGGAGCCCCAACGGCGATCAACGGGAATTCAGCGCTTGGGTCGCGGCCAACGTGCAGCCGCAACGCCAACCTGGGTTTTCCACCGCCGAGGTCAAAGTGACCCGCGGCGATGTGAGCCCCGCCCAATTCCGTGGGCTGGCCCACATCATGCGAGACTTCACCGGCGGCAACGCCCGCACGACGGACGAACAGAACTTGCTCCTGCGTTGGGTGCGGCAGGAAAGCCTGTACGACGTGTGGCACCGCCTCAAAGAGCTGGGTCTTGGCGATGCTGGCGCACGCCAGATCACCGACGTCGTGAGCTGCCCAGGGACGGATAGTTGTAAGCTCGCGATCACCAACTCCATGGGCTTAGCCCGCGCCGTGCAGGAGCGCGTGGAACAGCTCCAAATCGAAGATCCCCTCACGAAAAAGATTCACATCAAGATGAGCGGTTGCCCGAACGGCTGTAGTCGTCACCACCTCGCCAACATCGGCTTCTACGGCGCGGCGATGAAATTCGATAGCCACCAGGTTCCAGGCTACATTGTCATGCTGGGCGGCAATTATGACGATGGCCGTCCACGCATTGCCGAAAGACTGGATGTCCGGGTCCCGGCCAAGCGTATTCCCGATGCGGTCGAGCGGTTTATCCGCCTCTATCAAGCGCGCCGCAATGACGGAGAAGGTTTCAACGACTGTATCGACCGGGTGGGCATCGACGCATTCGAAGCTGCGATCAGGGACCTCTCCTTGCCTGTCAAATTCGACGACGAGCATCAGTCCGAGTTCATCGATTGGAATCGCCCGGGTCTCTATAAATTAGAACGCGGAGAAGGCGAGTGCGCAGTCTAG
- a CDS encoding right-handed parallel beta-helix repeat-containing protein, whose translation MSRYLRLLALSLFNICFFFSQSVFAATITVDADNAITQSSPFTRADCDGNKSQPSATTLSAALASAQERDTILICPGTYAEEVLVATSHLLISGLRGQGNTIDAILDGEGTRHVGISIAGDVETVTIQGISVENYLDAAIEAVQGPTYHVLIQDATFRNNANGVVAGDETNPVGTFTHTYFRVRRSVFTSDSNTGTAIAFTNCRNCRIQRNDIDAGNIGIILRAQNSSDPSLINNRLLLNTVTHVASVGILLESVQNTTLKSPTLQRNTVADTQSGVGIRLFAHDNAAIRGGKVVQSTLLPEVPGIEVLTETGGVIEKVKFADN comes from the coding sequence ATGTCTCGCTATTTGCGCCTTCTCGCGCTGAGTCTGTTCAATATCTGTTTCTTCTTCTCACAGTCCGTCTTTGCCGCCACTATCACCGTCGATGCGGATAACGCGATCACCCAGAGTTCTCCGTTTACTCGTGCAGATTGCGACGGCAATAAAAGCCAGCCCAGCGCCACAACCTTGAGTGCTGCCCTCGCCTCCGCGCAGGAGCGCGACACGATTCTCATCTGCCCCGGAACCTACGCAGAAGAGGTGCTTGTCGCCACCAGCCATCTCTTGATCTCAGGTCTCCGTGGACAGGGGAACACCATTGATGCCATTCTCGATGGCGAAGGCACCCGTCACGTTGGCATCTCCATTGCCGGCGACGTGGAAACCGTCACCATCCAAGGCATTTCCGTAGAAAACTACCTCGACGCGGCGATCGAAGCCGTCCAAGGCCCGACGTATCACGTGCTCATCCAAGATGCCACTTTTCGCAATAATGCCAACGGCGTCGTGGCAGGAGACGAAACCAACCCGGTCGGGACGTTCACGCATACATACTTCCGCGTCCGCCGTAGCGTCTTCACCTCCGATAGCAATACCGGAACTGCGATTGCCTTTACCAATTGCCGCAACTGCCGGATTCAACGCAACGACATCGACGCCGGTAATATCGGCATCATCCTTCGCGCCCAGAACAGCAGCGATCCGTCGTTAATTAACAACCGCCTCCTGCTCAATACCGTCACGCACGTGGCTTCTGTCGGCATTCTGCTGGAATCCGTGCAGAACACCACACTCAAAAGCCCAACGCTGCAGCGCAACACCGTCGCGGATACCCAGTCCGGTGTCGGCATCCGTCTCTTTGCCCACGACAATGCCGCCATCCGTGGGGGTAAAGTCGTGCAAAGCACGCTTCTCCCGGAGGTCCCCGGCATCGAAGTGCTCACAGAAACCGGCGGGGTAATCGAAAAAGTGAAGTTTGCCGATAATTAG
- a CDS encoding ATP-binding protein, with amino-acid sequence MGNIISRLLQLPDLAHHSVFLWGPRKTGKSFWIRQHLPEAPLIDLLKTDTFAEYASRPALLRERFGMTARTPADGPIVIDEIQKVPALLDEIHWLIENRARTFLLTGSSARKLRRGHANLLAGRAWRREMKPLCFLEVDEIDLERLMLSGLLPPHFLSVAPMEDLRAYVSDYLREEIVAEGLVSNLPAFSEFLRVAALTSSELLNYTNVAREVGVSAKVVRGYFEILEDTLLGYRLRPWTRGASRRLIQTEKFYFFDVGVANYLTRRTPRLGTPEFGKSLEHYLFMELIAYRAYRAPELDIRYWRTSTGREVDFLLDDRALAIEVKASARVHEAELKSLTALSEDGPVKQRIVVSLESHPREVQDRYGPILLLPWREFLQQLWAGALVG; translated from the coding sequence ATGGGCAACATTATCTCACGACTGCTCCAACTCCCTGATCTGGCTCATCATTCGGTGTTCTTGTGGGGACCACGAAAGACCGGCAAGAGTTTTTGGATCAGGCAGCATCTCCCGGAGGCTCCTCTCATCGACCTCCTCAAAACCGACACCTTCGCGGAGTACGCCTCCCGTCCGGCGCTCTTACGCGAACGGTTTGGCATGACCGCGCGGACACCGGCAGACGGTCCCATCGTGATTGACGAAATCCAGAAAGTCCCGGCGCTGCTTGATGAGATCCACTGGTTGATCGAGAACCGCGCCCGCACGTTTCTGCTCACCGGCTCCAGCGCACGCAAACTACGGCGCGGGCACGCCAATCTGCTGGCGGGGCGGGCATGGCGACGTGAAATGAAACCGCTCTGCTTTCTCGAAGTAGATGAGATCGATCTCGAACGCCTCATGCTGAGTGGCCTCTTGCCGCCGCATTTTCTATCGGTTGCCCCGATGGAAGATCTGCGTGCGTACGTCAGTGACTATCTACGTGAAGAAATCGTGGCGGAAGGATTGGTGTCCAACCTCCCGGCGTTTTCCGAATTCCTGCGCGTCGCGGCGCTCACGAGTAGCGAGCTGCTCAACTATACGAATGTCGCGCGCGAAGTCGGCGTATCGGCGAAAGTCGTGCGCGGCTACTTTGAAATCCTCGAAGACACCTTGCTGGGATATCGCCTACGGCCGTGGACGCGGGGCGCTTCTCGTCGGCTTATCCAGACCGAGAAGTTTTACTTCTTCGATGTCGGCGTCGCAAACTATCTCACGCGCCGGACACCACGTCTCGGTACGCCGGAGTTTGGCAAGAGCCTCGAACATTACCTCTTCATGGAATTGATCGCGTATCGTGCCTACCGCGCGCCGGAGCTAGACATTCGCTACTGGCGGACCAGCACCGGACGCGAGGTGGATTTTCTGTTGGACGATCGAGCGCTCGCCATCGAAGTCAAAGCCTCGGCGCGCGTACACGAAGCGGAATTGAAATCACTGACCGCACTGAGCGAGGACGGTCCGGTCAAGCAACGGATCGTCGTGTCCTTAGAGTCTCACCCCCGCGAGGTGCAGGATCGCTACGGCCCAATCCTCCTTCTGCCATGGCGAGAGTTTTTGCAACAGTTGTGGGCAGGAGCATTGGTGGGCTAA
- a CDS encoding MBL fold metallo-hydrolase, which translates to MRRFPFLIASFLSCILFLSLSSAASAQPARYYIDSALMAMGGREALLALKNQRIVSHGENFEPEQTVRPGAEPRKVSTFSCTLTRDLSSGRVRYEWQRETLYPFALPWRYIELLNGDFGAIIGTDGARSPAKRPASAARMAMRRKELGRSPVSVLLNALVRSSSLFRLADQSLRGYLNYTISFDDGGLLAIIAIADQTRLPTKVEFLEDDPIYGDVQNELFFDDWRQVGTLKLPFKLTYRVNGRVVMTELIDAIENDVDLNGVDFTVPEELAQVDDGDDRRGRYSSHWLWRRIALASPLDEEQTHVTLTEAGKGVVHVVGGTHHSLAIEMADHLIVVDAPLYEERSQAVLAALAQKFPGKPVRFLVNTHFHNDHSGGVRAYIAAGATVVVPKGDEEFFKKMAAAPHTRVPDSLQKTPKPLVLETVEREKKVLSDGNRVVEVYPVRNGHADGMLTVYLPAEKLLFVTDLFSPGAPRQPPGWPRELLDTIQQFGLQVERIAGGHGNKIATLADLRQTVASSPQ; encoded by the coding sequence GTGAGACGATTCCCATTTCTTATCGCGTCCTTTCTCAGTTGTATTCTGTTCTTGAGCTTGTCCTCTGCCGCTTCCGCTCAGCCGGCGCGGTATTACATCGATTCCGCGTTGATGGCGATGGGCGGACGTGAGGCATTGCTAGCTCTCAAAAATCAGCGCATTGTTTCCCATGGAGAAAACTTCGAGCCCGAGCAGACGGTGCGCCCGGGAGCCGAGCCCCGTAAGGTATCGACGTTCTCCTGCACTTTGACCCGCGACTTGTCCAGCGGGCGGGTGCGTTACGAGTGGCAGCGCGAGACGCTCTATCCGTTCGCTTTACCTTGGCGTTATATCGAACTGCTCAATGGAGATTTTGGAGCGATTATCGGCACCGACGGAGCACGCAGCCCGGCGAAACGTCCGGCTTCGGCGGCGCGTATGGCCATGCGGCGCAAAGAACTCGGTCGCTCGCCGGTGTCGGTGTTGCTGAATGCGCTGGTGCGGTCGAGTTCGCTATTCCGCCTCGCCGATCAATCGCTCCGCGGCTATCTCAACTACACGATCTCTTTCGACGATGGCGGGTTATTGGCTATCATTGCGATCGCTGACCAGACGCGGCTGCCTACGAAGGTCGAGTTTCTCGAAGACGATCCCATCTATGGCGACGTGCAAAACGAACTCTTCTTCGACGACTGGCGGCAAGTCGGCACCCTCAAGTTGCCTTTCAAGCTGACCTATCGTGTCAACGGCCGCGTGGTGATGACCGAGCTGATCGATGCGATCGAGAACGATGTCGATCTGAACGGTGTCGATTTCACTGTGCCTGAGGAGTTGGCGCAGGTGGATGACGGCGATGATCGACGCGGACGCTACAGTTCGCACTGGTTATGGCGTCGGATTGCGCTGGCCAGCCCGCTCGACGAGGAGCAGACGCACGTCACTCTCACTGAAGCGGGCAAAGGCGTCGTGCATGTCGTTGGTGGGACCCACCACAGCTTGGCGATCGAAATGGCGGATCACTTGATCGTGGTGGACGCGCCTCTGTATGAAGAGCGCTCGCAGGCGGTCTTGGCGGCGTTAGCACAAAAGTTCCCTGGCAAGCCGGTACGGTTCCTCGTCAATACACATTTCCACAACGATCATAGCGGAGGAGTGCGCGCCTATATTGCCGCAGGAGCGACGGTGGTCGTGCCGAAAGGCGACGAGGAGTTTTTCAAAAAAATGGCGGCGGCCCCTCATACGCGGGTACCCGACAGCCTGCAAAAAACCCCCAAGCCTTTAGTGCTAGAAACGGTCGAGCGCGAGAAGAAAGTGCTTTCCGACGGCAACCGTGTGGTCGAAGTGTATCCCGTACGTAATGGGCACGCTGACGGGATGCTGACTGTCTATCTTCCGGCGGAAAAGCTCCTGTTTGTCACCGACCTGTTTTCGCCTGGCGCGCCTCGCCAGCCTCCAGGTTGGCCTCGTGAGCTGCTCGACACCATCCAGCAATTTGGTCTCCAGGTCGAGCGTATCGCTGGCGGACATGGTAACAAGATCGCGACACTGGCCGATCTCCGGCAGACCGTGGCCTCTTCCCCGCAGTGA
- a CDS encoding EthD domain-containing protein, with translation MIRLVFVLRRNPKMSRAEFQQYWREVHGPLVAKHATTLNILRYVQLHTLEDPLNDQLAGSRGAMEPPYDGVAELWWTNREALASTVGNAAGQAAAKELLEDEARFIDLPRSPLWFAYEYPQVNPTPEDLVAREHSSLVKLFFCLRHPAQLNEDQAQLYWRANHGPLIRGVAQGMRMRRYLQVHRYEDALEAQLRASRGTTVAPYTGHAEAWFDRADLLTIAQTPEGRNAMAVAVEDETKFIDFSRSAIWIGKERVFIDRR, from the coding sequence ATGATTCGCCTCGTCTTTGTCCTGCGTCGCAACCCGAAGATGTCACGCGCGGAATTCCAGCAATATTGGCGAGAGGTGCATGGTCCGCTGGTGGCGAAACATGCGACGACCCTCAACATCCTCCGCTATGTCCAACTGCATACCCTAGAAGATCCTCTGAATGACCAACTCGCCGGGTCCCGGGGCGCGATGGAGCCGCCCTATGATGGCGTCGCCGAATTGTGGTGGACGAATCGGGAGGCGCTTGCCTCGACCGTTGGGAATGCGGCGGGACAAGCCGCCGCCAAGGAATTACTGGAGGACGAAGCCCGGTTTATCGATCTCCCCCGCTCGCCCTTGTGGTTCGCGTATGAATATCCGCAGGTCAATCCGACGCCAGAGGACTTGGTGGCGCGGGAACATAGCTCTTTGGTGAAGCTGTTCTTTTGCCTGCGCCATCCCGCCCAGCTGAATGAAGACCAGGCGCAACTGTACTGGCGGGCGAATCACGGTCCGCTCATTCGTGGTGTGGCGCAGGGGATGCGGATGCGCCGCTACCTGCAAGTCCACCGCTACGAGGACGCGCTGGAAGCCCAGTTGCGCGCCAGTCGAGGAACGACCGTGGCACCCTACACCGGCCATGCGGAAGCGTGGTTCGATCGCGCGGACCTGCTGACCATCGCCCAGACGCCTGAAGGCAGGAACGCGATGGCTGTTGCCGTCGAAGATGAAACGAAATTTATCGACTTTTCTCGATCCGCGATATGGATCGGGAAAGAGCGCGTGTTCATCGATCGCAGATAA
- a CDS encoding redoxin domain-containing protein, with translation MVRRYRTLFSTAFLLSLLSVAAVSALGPVDGQDLAATDLERVNVGGAAPDFSLEDETGKAVSLSQFRGKKNVVLVFYRGHW, from the coding sequence ATGGTTCGACGATACCGTACGCTCTTTTCAACGGCTTTTCTTCTATCTCTCTTGTCTGTCGCGGCTGTGTCCGCGCTCGGGCCGGTAGATGGCCAGGATTTGGCGGCCACGGACCTGGAGCGGGTGAATGTCGGCGGTGCCGCTCCAGATTTCTCTTTGGAAGACGAGACCGGCAAGGCGGTCTCGCTTTCCCAGTTCCGGGGCAAGAAGAATGTCGTCCTGGTCTTCTATCGCGGCCACTGGTGA
- a CDS encoding phosphoadenylyl-sulfate reductase — MRAPIDVNERDIGKLALEYEPRPPQDVLRWMVERFGSQAAICTSFQADGMAILDMAWRIDPSVRVFTIDTGRLPQETYALLDQVREKYDIVIETYFPETTQVENLVRQHGVNLFYRDSQLRLLCCQTRKVQPLKRVLATLDAWVTGLRREQSTTRAAVQKIEIDQDHGGLIKVNPLANWTEQQVWDYIREYDVPYHSYYDQGYTSIGCAPCTRPTAPGEDPRAGRWWWEVGVDKECGMHCTIESGRFVREFEAELNRNGGGI; from the coding sequence ATGAGAGCACCTATCGACGTGAACGAACGCGACATCGGAAAACTTGCTCTGGAATACGAACCTCGCCCGCCACAGGATGTCTTGCGCTGGATGGTGGAACGTTTCGGCTCGCAGGCCGCCATTTGCACCAGCTTTCAAGCCGATGGCATGGCCATTCTCGACATGGCCTGGCGCATCGACCCATCGGTACGGGTGTTCACCATCGACACCGGACGACTGCCGCAGGAAACGTACGCCCTGCTCGACCAAGTACGAGAGAAATACGATATCGTCATCGAAACCTATTTCCCCGAAACGACGCAGGTAGAAAACCTCGTGCGGCAACACGGCGTGAATCTCTTCTATCGGGATTCCCAACTCCGCTTGTTGTGTTGCCAGACCCGGAAAGTCCAGCCGCTCAAGCGCGTCCTGGCAACGCTCGATGCGTGGGTGACAGGCTTACGGCGCGAGCAATCCACGACGCGCGCCGCCGTCCAGAAGATCGAGATCGACCAAGACCATGGCGGACTCATCAAGGTCAATCCTCTGGCCAACTGGACCGAACAGCAAGTGTGGGACTATATCCGCGAATACGACGTGCCCTATCACTCTTACTACGATCAAGGATACACCAGCATCGGTTGCGCGCCCTGCACCCGCCCGACAGCGCCAGGAGAAGATCCGCGCGCCGGACGTTGGTGGTGGGAAGTGGGCGTAGATAAAGAGTGCGGCATGCACTGCACGATCGAAAGCGGACGCTTCGTGCGCGAATTCGAGGCCGAACTTAATCGTAACGGCGGCGGCATTTAA
- a CDS encoding glutathione S-transferase N-terminal domain-containing protein, whose protein sequence is MIDLHYWPTPNGKKVTILLEECGLPYNLVQCNIGRGDQFQESFLKICPNNRMPALVDHEPLGGGAPIGIFESGAIMMYLAEKAGKFYPQDVRGRYEVNQWILWQMANQGPKSGECGHFRRLGDSQGDQSYAVRRFTDEVNRLLGVLNNRLYDRPYLAGDQYTIADMICYPWTVNWESQGQDINEFTYFKRWFEELAARPAVQKGMAAGSDWSVDFSKLSPEERERLRKLLYNQRARPVPA, encoded by the coding sequence ATGATCGATTTACACTATTGGCCTACTCCCAACGGCAAGAAAGTCACCATCCTGTTGGAAGAATGTGGACTGCCTTATAACCTCGTGCAGTGCAACATCGGTCGCGGGGATCAGTTCCAAGAGAGCTTTCTGAAGATCTGTCCGAATAATCGCATGCCCGCGCTGGTGGACCATGAACCACTGGGCGGGGGCGCGCCGATCGGCATCTTCGAGTCTGGGGCCATCATGATGTACCTCGCCGAAAAGGCGGGGAAGTTCTATCCCCAGGATGTGCGTGGACGCTACGAGGTGAACCAGTGGATTCTCTGGCAGATGGCCAACCAAGGCCCGAAAAGTGGGGAATGTGGGCATTTTCGGCGCTTGGGTGACAGCCAAGGCGATCAGTCTTATGCCGTACGACGGTTCACCGATGAGGTCAATCGCCTGCTTGGGGTTCTCAATAATCGCTTGTATGACCGGCCGTATCTGGCCGGGGACCAGTACACGATCGCCGATATGATTTGCTACCCTTGGACGGTCAATTGGGAATCCCAAGGCCAGGACATTAACGAGTTTACGTACTTTAAGCGTTGGTTCGAGGAGCTGGCCGCGCGCCCTGCCGTACAAAAAGGGATGGCGGCGGGGAGCGACTGGTCTGTGGACTTCTCCAAGCTCTCCCCGGAAGAAAGGGAGCGTCTGCGCAAGTTGCTCTACAACCAGCGGGCGAGACCGGTTCCAGCCTAG
- a CDS encoding glutathione S-transferase family protein — protein sequence MRTRIVLKEKNLPFDRILLDLPNKEQKQEWYLALNPYGKVPVLVEEGAWVYESALCNEYLEDKYPETALVPVDAGAKAQMRLWVEWCNSQFVPPVIGILYEHRKPAAERVQEKIAHNQAKLNALLPRLENQLQSQEYLMGQYSMADIAFTPFLALCDRVGLNLSAFPHVAQWAARLKSRESFEEVKIGLGA from the coding sequence ATGAGGACGAGGATCGTTCTCAAAGAGAAAAACCTGCCCTTCGATCGGATTCTCCTCGATCTGCCCAACAAAGAACAGAAACAAGAGTGGTACCTTGCGCTCAACCCCTACGGCAAAGTGCCGGTGTTGGTGGAAGAGGGAGCGTGGGTGTACGAGTCCGCGCTGTGCAACGAATATCTGGAAGACAAATATCCGGAGACGGCGTTGGTGCCTGTCGATGCCGGTGCGAAAGCGCAGATGCGGCTGTGGGTGGAATGGTGCAACAGCCAATTCGTACCGCCGGTCATCGGCATTCTCTACGAGCATCGCAAGCCTGCCGCCGAGCGGGTTCAAGAAAAGATTGCGCACAATCAAGCGAAGCTGAACGCGCTCTTGCCGCGTCTGGAAAACCAGTTGCAATCCCAAGAGTATCTCATGGGGCAGTATAGTATGGCAGATATTGCCTTCACGCCGTTTCTCGCCCTCTGCGACCGTGTCGGCCTGAACCTGAGTGCTTTTCCGCACGTGGCGCAATGGGCGGCGCGCTTGAAAAGCCGCGAGAGCTTCGAGGAAGTGAAGATCGGGCTCGGGGCGTAG